A DNA window from Bacteroides cellulosilyticus contains the following coding sequences:
- a CDS encoding BamA/TamA family outer membrane protein, translated as MKKYIIGIMTLLLSVTSLSAQEATNLVSISDTTPALTKRELRKQKVAQRNLHYNILGGPSYTPDFGAVLGGSALMTFRMNPSDTTQLRSVVPVAIAFLFNGGINLFSKPQLFFKGDRFRIFGKFAYKNTEDNFYGLGYSTNKNYVRSDTTSQYRYSGIQFNPWFLFRLGNSNIFAGPQIDINYDDITKPAKYLVDEPSYKAAGGTDKGYKNFNSGVGFLLTYDSRDIPANAYRGTYLDFRGMMYTKFLGSDDNFYRLEIDYRQYKTVGKRKVIAWTAQSKNVFGDVPLTQYILTGTPFDLRGYYMGQYRDKSSHVVMAEYRQMINTDKSTWLKRMLNHVGFVAWTGCGFMGPTPGKIEGVLPNYGVGLRIEVQPRMNVRLDLGKNTVNNQTLFYFNMTEAF; from the coding sequence ATGAAGAAATATATAATAGGTATTATGACGTTACTGCTTTCAGTAACAAGCCTTTCCGCTCAGGAAGCTACAAATTTAGTTAGCATCAGTGACACTACACCGGCATTGACTAAACGTGAATTACGAAAACAGAAGGTAGCACAACGAAATTTGCACTACAACATTCTGGGTGGTCCGAGTTACACCCCCGACTTTGGTGCCGTACTCGGTGGAAGCGCCCTGATGACCTTCCGCATGAACCCAAGTGACACCACACAACTGCGCTCCGTGGTTCCCGTAGCCATCGCTTTCCTCTTCAATGGCGGTATCAATCTTTTCTCCAAACCCCAACTCTTTTTTAAAGGTGACCGCTTCCGCATCTTCGGAAAGTTTGCCTACAAGAATACGGAAGATAACTTCTATGGTTTGGGCTACAGCACGAACAAGAATTATGTCCGGAGCGACACTACCAGTCAGTATCGCTACAGCGGCATCCAGTTCAACCCCTGGTTCCTGTTCCGCCTGGGCAACAGCAACATATTCGCCGGACCGCAGATAGATATAAATTACGACGACATCACGAAACCAGCCAAATATCTGGTGGACGAACCGTCGTACAAAGCAGCCGGAGGAACGGACAAAGGATACAAGAATTTCAATTCCGGTGTCGGCTTCCTGCTGACCTATGACAGCAGAGACATTCCCGCCAATGCCTATCGCGGCACGTACCTGGATTTCCGGGGAATGATGTATACTAAATTTCTTGGAAGTGATGACAATTTCTATCGCCTGGAAATAGACTATCGCCAATATAAGACTGTCGGTAAGCGCAAGGTCATTGCCTGGACTGCTCAAAGCAAAAACGTGTTCGGTGATGTACCCCTGACACAATATATCCTGACAGGAACTCCTTTTGACCTGCGGGGATATTACATGGGGCAGTATCGCGATAAATCGTCCCACGTAGTCATGGCCGAATACCGTCAGATGATAAATACCGATAAAAGCACCTGGCTGAAACGCATGCTCAATCACGTCGGCTTCGTGGCCTGGACAGGCTGCGGATTCATGGGACCCACCCCCGGCAAAATAGAAGGTGTGCTGCCCAACTATGGCGTAGGATTGCGTATCGAAGTGCAACCACGTATGAACGTACGCCTCGACCTGGGTAAAAATACGGTCAACAATCAGACGTTGTTCTATTTCAATATGACGGAGGCGTTCTGA
- a CDS encoding Na(+)-translocating NADH-quinone reductase subunit C, with the protein MNTNSNSYTIIYASVMVVIVAFLLAFVSSSLRSIQDKNVELDTKKQILAALNIKNVEDAEAEYNKYVKGDMLMNVDGTLTENTGAFATGYEKEAKEHQRLHVFVAEVNGETKYVFPVYGAGLWGAIWGYVALNSDKDTVYGVYFSHASETPGLGAEIAGQHFQDEFLGKKTLDNGEVALGVVKNGKVEKPDYQVDGISGGTITSVGVDAMLKACLNSYKSFLTNNDEE; encoded by the coding sequence ATGAATACCAATAGTAATAGTTATACTATCATTTATGCTTCGGTAATGGTTGTTATCGTGGCATTCTTGCTGGCATTCGTTAGTTCCTCACTGAGAAGCATTCAGGATAAAAACGTGGAACTGGATACGAAGAAGCAAATACTCGCTGCATTGAACATCAAGAATGTGGAAGATGCCGAGGCTGAATATAATAAGTATGTAAAAGGAGATATGCTGATGAACGTAGACGGTACTCTGACCGAGAACACCGGAGCATTTGCTACCGGCTACGAAAAAGAAGCTAAAGAACACCAGCGCCTGCACGTATTCGTTGCAGAAGTAAATGGAGAAACTAAATATGTATTCCCTGTTTACGGTGCCGGTCTTTGGGGTGCTATCTGGGGATATGTTGCACTGAACAGTGACAAGGATACCGTTTACGGTGTTTACTTCTCTCATGCCAGTGAAACTCCGGGTCTGGGTGCCGAAATCGCCGGACAACACTTTCAAGATGAATTCCTGGGCAAAAAGACGCTGGACAATGGTGAAGTTGCCCTGGGCGTCGTGAAGAACGGTAAGGTGGAAAAACCTGATTACCAGGTGGACGGTATCTCCGGTGGTACGATTACTTCTGTAGGTGTAGATGCCATGCTGAAAGCTTGTCTGAATAGTTACAAGAGTTTTTTAACCAATAATGATGAGGAATAA
- a CDS encoding NADH:ubiquinone reductase (Na(+)-transporting) subunit D encodes MGQLFSKKNREVFSTPLGMNNPVTVQVLGICSALAVTAKLEPAIVMGLSVTVITAFSNVVISLLRKTIPNRIRIIVQLVVVAALVTIVSEVLKAFAYDVSVQLSVYVGLIITNCILMGRLEAFAMQNGPWESCLDGIGNGLGYAKILIIVAFFRELLGSGTLLGFNILNYEWLTNLGYVNNGLMLMPPMALIICACIIWYQRARHKELQEK; translated from the coding sequence ATGGGACAGTTATTTTCAAAGAAAAATAGAGAAGTATTCTCAACCCCGCTGGGCATGAACAACCCTGTTACCGTACAGGTGCTGGGTATCTGTTCTGCACTGGCTGTAACTGCCAAACTGGAACCTGCCATCGTAATGGGGCTTTCGGTAACAGTGATTACGGCTTTCTCTAATGTGGTTATCTCGTTGTTGCGCAAAACCATCCCCAACCGTATCCGCATCATCGTTCAGTTGGTTGTGGTAGCCGCTTTGGTAACCATCGTAAGTGAAGTTCTGAAAGCGTTTGCTTATGACGTAAGTGTGCAGCTTTCTGTTTATGTAGGTCTGATTATCACAAACTGTATCCTGATGGGACGTCTGGAAGCGTTTGCCATGCAGAACGGTCCGTGGGAATCTTGCCTCGATGGTATAGGTAACGGTTTGGGATATGCCAAGATTTTGATTATCGTAGCTTTCTTCCGCGAACTGTTAGGTTCCGGTACATTGCTCGGTTTCAATATTCTGAACTATGAATGGCTGACAAACCTGGGTTATGTGAACAACGGCTTGATGCTGATGCCGCCGATGGCTTTGATCATCTGTGCTTGTATCATCTGGTATCAACGTGCCCGTCACAAAGAATTGCAAGAAAAGTAA
- a CDS encoding VapE domain-containing protein has protein sequence MKELNVTTYRGYSQVNGSITLSQLHELICGNTYQTQINNIQQALAAGDNDRADRIKAQLPYLTATTNYHERRLPYSLEYYNDIATLDFDNMQLGQMEIFRRQAEADDATLLAYLSPRRHGLKILAYLTTPEAQALRDTFNKHTQPHTYTELESYHKAQYELARLHYEELLQTEADPSGSDLARGIFISHDPKAFFSPQRSAAVLPLQGSFALPSKEESLPRKIKKSTLPAPDESVNLNQMSQQARLDYDRALAYARKKYKFVESQRDNFVYTLANRCYFYGLPVQDTLLLVRHSFGNVAGFDAETPVQNAYSYTSHTDEVKKEKERPLVERLYDFLDHNYIFRRNEVLDTVEFRRLNTSESSENTPPAAFSILRTKDINSIYMHAQRNSLRCPQSMMKAAIDSDYAKDFNPFLDCFEKMKKWDGKTDHIARLASLVKTSDPDFWLDALRHWLVGMVACALEDSVQNQLFLLLYSKQGKGKSFFIRNLLPPPLRKYVRNGMIDFRNKDHALALSYNILINLEEFDGVSPEQLSELKHIIGQDNMQERKAFDAQAYNFVRRASFIGSTNNPHCLQDIGENRRFLFICIDSVDFKTPIDHEGIYSQALALYRNGYEYWYEGEEIDFLNRRNEEFRMKEPVEENLFYYYRKAREGEVSQKWLPASQMLSTICVYGRIQATHRNMQTLVTVLQQHRFLKRVTPEGITEYAIVEYSSDERSANAVKAITHEQKPDPRLTI, from the coding sequence ATGAAAGAATTAAATGTAACCACCTACAGAGGGTATTCTCAGGTAAACGGCAGTATCACGCTATCGCAATTGCACGAACTTATTTGCGGCAACACTTATCAGACCCAGATTAACAACATACAGCAAGCCCTGGCAGCAGGAGACAATGACCGGGCCGACCGGATCAAGGCCCAGTTGCCCTATCTCACCGCCACAACCAATTACCACGAACGTAGGCTTCCCTACAGTCTGGAATATTACAATGACATCGCTACGCTGGATTTCGACAATATGCAGCTGGGGCAAATGGAAATCTTCCGCCGGCAAGCAGAAGCCGATGACGCCACCCTACTCGCATACCTCAGTCCGCGACGCCACGGACTGAAAATACTCGCTTATCTGACCACCCCCGAAGCACAGGCATTGCGCGACACCTTCAACAAACACACCCAGCCGCACACCTACACTGAGTTGGAATCTTACCACAAAGCGCAATATGAACTGGCACGCCTGCACTACGAAGAACTACTTCAGACGGAAGCCGACCCCAGCGGCAGCGACCTGGCACGGGGAATTTTCATTTCTCACGACCCGAAAGCCTTCTTCTCACCTCAACGGTCGGCAGCCGTACTTCCCTTGCAGGGCTCCTTTGCGCTACCCAGCAAAGAAGAATCGCTTCCCCGGAAAATAAAGAAGAGCACTTTGCCTGCGCCGGACGAAAGCGTAAATCTGAACCAAATGAGCCAACAGGCACGACTGGACTATGACCGCGCACTGGCCTACGCCCGCAAAAAGTATAAATTCGTGGAAAGCCAACGGGACAATTTCGTCTACACCCTGGCAAACCGCTGTTACTTCTACGGACTGCCCGTGCAGGATACTTTGTTGTTGGTTCGCCACAGTTTCGGCAACGTAGCCGGATTTGACGCTGAAACACCCGTGCAAAACGCCTACAGCTATACTTCGCACACCGACGAAGTAAAGAAGGAAAAAGAACGTCCGCTGGTGGAGAGACTATACGACTTCCTGGACCATAACTACATCTTCCGACGTAATGAAGTGCTGGACACGGTAGAGTTCCGTCGCCTCAACACCTCCGAATCTTCGGAAAACACTCCCCCGGCGGCTTTCAGTATTCTGCGCACCAAAGACATCAACAGCATCTACATGCACGCTCAGCGCAACTCCCTGCGCTGTCCGCAATCTATGATGAAAGCAGCCATAGACTCGGACTACGCCAAGGATTTCAATCCGTTTCTGGACTGCTTCGAGAAAATGAAAAAATGGGATGGAAAGACCGACCACATCGCCCGGTTGGCCTCACTGGTGAAGACCAGTGATCCGGACTTCTGGCTGGATGCCCTTCGCCACTGGCTGGTAGGCATGGTAGCGTGCGCCCTTGAAGATTCCGTGCAAAACCAACTTTTCCTGCTGCTCTACAGCAAGCAAGGCAAAGGCAAGAGTTTCTTTATCCGCAACCTGCTACCGCCCCCGTTGCGGAAATATGTCCGCAACGGCATGATTGACTTCCGCAACAAAGATCACGCTTTGGCACTCTCTTACAACATCCTCATCAATCTTGAAGAGTTCGACGGCGTCAGTCCCGAACAACTGAGCGAACTGAAACACATCATCGGACAAGACAATATGCAGGAGCGCAAAGCATTCGACGCACAAGCTTATAATTTCGTACGCCGCGCCTCATTCATTGGCAGCACCAACAACCCGCACTGTCTGCAAGATATTGGCGAGAACCGGCGTTTTCTCTTCATTTGCATAGATTCGGTAGATTTCAAGACTCCTATCGACCACGAAGGAATCTACTCACAGGCTCTTGCGCTCTACCGCAACGGCTACGAATACTGGTATGAAGGTGAAGAAATAGACTTCCTGAACCGGCGCAACGAAGAATTCCGCATGAAGGAACCGGTAGAGGAGAATCTTTTCTACTACTACCGGAAAGCACGTGAAGGAGAAGTGAGCCAGAAGTGGCTGCCTGCCTCACAGATGCTATCTACAATCTGTGTGTACGGACGCATACAAGCCACCCACCGGAATATGCAGACACTGGTGACCGTGTTGCAGCAACACCGATTCCTCAAACGGGTTACGCCGGAGGGAATAACGGAATATGCCATCGTGGAATATTCGTCCGACGAAAGAAGCGCCAACGCAGTGAAAGCGATCACTCATGAACAAAAACCGGACCCCAGGCTGACAATCTGA
- a CDS encoding DUF4248 domain-containing protein, with protein MNTKNNYQTKAKSQEETDDENDFPIRTYGKGELAAKYMPDVQQQTAVNRFNEWIHLCPGLEERLAATGWSLERRKYTPAQVRIIVEALGTP; from the coding sequence ATGAACACTAAGAACAATTATCAGACAAAAGCCAAAAGCCAAGAAGAAACAGACGATGAAAACGACTTTCCGATACGGACATACGGAAAAGGAGAACTGGCCGCAAAATACATGCCCGATGTGCAACAACAAACAGCCGTCAACCGCTTTAATGAGTGGATACACCTCTGCCCCGGACTGGAAGAACGGCTCGCCGCAACAGGCTGGAGCCTCGAAAGGAGGAAATATACACCCGCGCAAGTGCGCATCATAGTCGAAGCATTGGGCACTCCTTAA
- the nqrE gene encoding NADH:ubiquinone reductase (Na(+)-transporting) subunit E, translating to MEHLISLFVRSIFVDNMIFAFFLGMCSYLAVSKNVKTAVGLGIAVTFVLVVTLPVNYLLQTKVLAANAIIEGVDLSFLSFILFIAVIAGIVQLVEMVVERFSPSLYASLGIFLPLIAVNCAIMGASLFMQQRINVGESDPKYIGDVWDAISYALGSGIGWLLAIVGLAAIREKMAYSDVPDALKGLGITFITVGLMAMAFMCFSGLNI from the coding sequence ATGGAACATTTAATAAGTTTATTTGTCCGCTCCATATTCGTGGACAACATGATATTTGCGTTCTTCCTGGGTATGTGCTCTTACTTGGCTGTATCTAAGAACGTGAAAACTGCAGTAGGACTGGGTATCGCCGTAACTTTCGTATTGGTGGTTACGCTTCCGGTCAACTACTTGTTGCAAACCAAGGTACTGGCTGCCAACGCTATCATTGAAGGCGTTGACCTCAGCTTCCTGAGTTTTATTCTTTTCATCGCGGTAATTGCCGGTATCGTGCAGTTGGTAGAGATGGTTGTGGAACGTTTCAGTCCCTCTCTCTATGCTTCACTGGGTATCTTCTTGCCGCTGATTGCCGTAAACTGTGCCATCATGGGTGCTTCGCTGTTCATGCAGCAACGTATCAATGTGGGCGAGAGCGATCCGAAATACATCGGTGACGTATGGGATGCCATCTCTTATGCACTCGGTTCCGGTATTGGCTGGTTGCTGGCCATTGTAGGTCTGGCGGCTATTCGTGAGAAAATGGCTTACTCTGACGTGCCCGACGCACTGAAAGGTTTGGGTATCACGTTCATTACAGTAGGTCTGATGGCAATGGCATTCATGTGTTTCTCTGGTTTGAACATCTAA
- a CDS encoding smalltalk protein, which translates to MKKTVWDLILKVVIAVASAIAGVVGANAMPL; encoded by the coding sequence ATCAAAAAAACGGTTTGGGATCTGATTCTGAAAGTGGTTATCGCGGTGGCATCCGCTATAGCGGGTGTAGTAGGTGCCAATGCGATGCCGTTATAG
- a CDS encoding HU family DNA-binding protein, producing MGTVKLKRYQRRKNIGDSSSPLYYYLRQKPDSGQLYNINRIASEIEGIGALSVEDVEHVIKSLVRSMKQILRDGNRVKLDNFGTFYITFRCPGVETAAKCSVKNITRVNIRFLADNTLKLVNESTVTTKGALNNVVFELEKLESGSGSGGSDSGGDGGLDENPLG from the coding sequence ATGGGAACAGTAAAACTAAAGCGCTATCAGCGTAGAAAAAACATTGGAGACTCCAGTTCTCCCTTGTACTATTACCTCCGTCAGAAGCCCGATTCGGGGCAGTTGTACAATATCAACCGCATTGCCAGTGAGATAGAGGGCATCGGTGCGCTTTCGGTGGAAGATGTGGAACACGTCATCAAATCTTTGGTGCGCAGTATGAAACAGATTTTACGTGACGGCAACCGTGTGAAACTGGATAATTTCGGCACGTTCTACATCACTTTCCGTTGCCCGGGCGTGGAGACGGCAGCCAAGTGTAGCGTGAAGAATATCACCCGCGTGAATATCCGCTTTCTGGCGGACAATACACTGAAGCTGGTGAATGAGTCTACCGTCACCACCAAGGGGGCTTTGAATAATGTGGTGTTCGAATTGGAAAAGCTGGAGAGCGGATCGGGTAGTGGCGGTAGCGATTCGGGCGGCGACGGCGGGCTGGATGAAAATCCGCTTGGATAG
- a CDS encoding NADH:ubiquinone reductase (Na(+)-transporting) subunit B yields MKALRNYLDKIKPNFEEGGKFHAFQSVFDGFETFLFVPSTTSKSGTHIHDAIDSKRIMSMVVIALVPALLFGMYNVGYQHFTNTGATGSFIEMFAYGFLAVLPKIIVSYVVGLGIEFVVAQWKKEEIQEGFLVSGILIPMIVPVDCPLWILAVATAFSVIFAKEVFGGTGMNVFNVALITRAFLFFAYPTKMSGDAVWVSGDTIFGLGQAVDGLTVATPLGAAATSGAVPPFSWDMVTGLIPGSIGETSVIAIALGAILLLATGIASWKTMFSVFVGGAFMAWVFNAIGPDTPMAQMPWYEHLVLGGFCFGAVFMATDPVTSARTETGKYIFGFLIGVMAIVIRVLNPGYPEGMMLAILLMNIFAPLIDYCVVQGNISRREKRAIKSNN; encoded by the coding sequence ATGAAAGCGTTAAGAAATTATCTCGACAAGATAAAGCCGAACTTTGAAGAGGGCGGCAAATTCCACGCATTCCAGTCTGTGTTCGACGGATTCGAAACATTCCTGTTCGTCCCCAGCACGACTTCGAAATCGGGAACGCACATTCACGACGCTATCGACAGCAAGCGCATTATGTCGATGGTGGTCATTGCGTTGGTACCGGCGTTGTTGTTCGGTATGTATAACGTAGGTTATCAGCATTTCACGAATACCGGTGCTACAGGTAGCTTCATTGAAATGTTTGCCTACGGTTTTCTGGCTGTATTGCCTAAAATCATCGTTTCTTATGTAGTAGGTCTGGGCATTGAGTTTGTTGTGGCTCAGTGGAAGAAAGAAGAAATCCAGGAAGGTTTCCTCGTTTCCGGTATCCTGATTCCTATGATTGTTCCGGTAGACTGTCCGCTGTGGATTCTGGCGGTGGCTACTGCATTCTCTGTAATTTTTGCTAAAGAAGTATTCGGTGGTACGGGTATGAACGTGTTCAACGTTGCCCTGATCACTCGTGCATTCCTTTTCTTTGCATATCCTACGAAGATGTCCGGTGATGCCGTTTGGGTATCAGGCGACACAATCTTCGGTCTGGGACAAGCGGTTGACGGACTGACCGTAGCTACTCCGTTGGGTGCGGCTGCCACTTCGGGGGCTGTGCCACCATTCTCCTGGGATATGGTGACGGGCTTGATACCGGGTTCTATCGGTGAGACCAGTGTAATTGCTATCGCTCTGGGTGCTATCCTGTTGCTGGCAACGGGTATCGCAAGCTGGAAGACGATGTTCTCCGTATTCGTGGGCGGTGCGTTCATGGCTTGGGTATTCAATGCTATCGGTCCTGACACTCCGATGGCTCAGATGCCTTGGTACGAACACCTCGTGCTGGGTGGTTTCTGCTTCGGTGCCGTATTTATGGCTACCGATCCTGTAACTTCGGCACGTACCGAGACGGGTAAGTACATCTTCGGTTTCCTGATTGGCGTCATGGCAATCGTGATCCGTGTGCTGAACCCCGGTTATCCCGAAGGTATGATGCTTGCCATCCTGCTGATGAACATCTTCGCTCCGCTGATTGACTACTGTGTAGTACAGGGCAATATCAGTCGTCGCGAGAAACGTGCAATTAAGTCTAACAATTAA
- a CDS encoding Na(+)-translocating NADH-quinone reductase subunit A has protein sequence MANVIKLRKGLDINLKGKASQEFMSVKEPGFYALVPEDFTGITPKVVVKEQEYVMAGGPLFIDKNHPELKFVSPVSGVVTSVERGARRKVLNIVVEAAAEQDYEEFGKKNVSSLNGESVKAALLEAGMFAFIRQRPYDVIADPTMYPKAIFVSAFDSNPLAPDFEFVLKGEEANFQTGLDALSKMAKTYLSISVKQKATALTQAKNVTINAFDGPNPAGNVGVQINHISPIVKGETVWTISPEAVIFIGRLFNTGRVDMTRKVAVTGSEVLKPAYCKLKVGALLTNVFSGNVSSGKGDLRYISGNVLTGKKVSPNAFLGAFDSQLTVIPEGDDIHEMLGWIMPRFNQFSVNRSYFSWLLGNNKEYVLDARIKGGERHMIMSNEYDRVFPMDIFPEYLVKAIIAGDIDRMEALGIYEVAPEDFALCEFVCSSKVEVQRIVRAGLDMLRAEMA, from the coding sequence ATGGCAAATGTAATTAAGTTACGTAAAGGCCTTGACATCAACCTGAAAGGTAAGGCTTCTCAGGAGTTTATGTCTGTGAAAGAACCGGGATTCTACGCATTGGTTCCTGAAGATTTTACGGGTATTACTCCGAAGGTAGTAGTCAAAGAACAGGAATATGTGATGGCCGGAGGACCCTTGTTTATCGACAAGAATCATCCTGAATTGAAATTTGTTTCGCCCGTTAGCGGCGTAGTGACAAGTGTGGAGCGCGGCGCACGTCGTAAAGTGCTGAACATTGTCGTTGAAGCTGCAGCTGAGCAAGACTATGAAGAATTCGGTAAGAAAAACGTGAGTTCCCTGAACGGCGAGTCAGTGAAAGCCGCATTGCTGGAAGCGGGTATGTTCGCGTTCATCCGTCAGCGTCCCTATGACGTGATTGCTGATCCCACGATGTATCCGAAAGCTATCTTTGTTTCGGCCTTCGACAGTAACCCGCTGGCACCCGATTTCGAATTCGTTCTGAAAGGCGAGGAAGCAAACTTCCAGACAGGATTGGATGCTCTTTCCAAGATGGCAAAGACGTATCTGAGTATTAGTGTAAAACAAAAGGCAACCGCGTTGACGCAAGCTAAGAATGTAACGATTAACGCATTTGACGGACCGAACCCGGCCGGCAATGTAGGCGTACAGATCAACCACATTTCTCCTATCGTGAAAGGCGAAACTGTGTGGACAATCAGTCCGGAAGCCGTTATATTCATCGGACGCCTGTTCAATACAGGACGTGTGGACATGACGCGCAAAGTGGCCGTTACAGGTTCCGAAGTGTTGAAACCTGCATACTGCAAACTGAAAGTAGGTGCTTTGCTGACAAACGTATTCAGTGGAAACGTGAGTTCGGGCAAGGGAGACTTGCGCTACATCAGCGGTAATGTGCTTACAGGCAAGAAGGTTTCTCCAAACGCTTTCCTCGGCGCATTCGACAGCCAGCTGACGGTGATCCCCGAAGGCGATGACATCCACGAAATGCTGGGTTGGATTATGCCGCGTTTCAATCAGTTCAGCGTGAACCGTTCTTACTTCAGCTGGTTGCTGGGTAACAACAAGGAATATGTGCTGGATGCCCGCATCAAGGGTGGTGAACGCCACATGATCATGTCCAATGAGTACGACCGTGTATTCCCGATGGATATCTTCCCCGAATATCTGGTGAAAGCTATCATTGCAGGTGACATCGACCGTATGGAGGCTTTGGGAATCTACGAAGTAGCTCCCGAGGATTTTGCCCTCTGCGAATTCGTTTGCTCTTCGAAGGTAGAAGTTCAACGTATCGTTCGTGCAGGGCTTGACATGCTTCGCGCCGAAATGGCCTAA
- a CDS encoding C1 family peptidase — MNRRILSVFVFSAALLSVQAQDGKGGISDAMLNQIKQSYEGTSADKALRNAIGNNDIRKLALNQENLAGMDTHFSVKVNSKGITDQKSSGRCWLFTGLNVMRAKAIGKYGFQSFEFSEIYPFFWDQLEKANLFLQGVIDTRDKPLNDKTVEWLFQHPLSDGGTFTGVADIVSKYGLVPKEAMPETNSSDNTSRMANLISLKLKEYGLQLRDLASKGAKPAALDKEKPAMLGTIYRMLVLNLGVPPTEFDYVRKDAQGNPVETEHHTPMSFLKKYGDENLLTNYVMVMNDPSREYYKCYEIDYDRHRYDGKNWTYVNLPVEDIKEMAIASLKDSTMMYFSCDVGKFLNSERGLLDVKNYDYESLMGTTFNMDKKQRIQTFSSGSSHAMTLMAVDLNKDGKPVKWMVENSWGPASGYQGHLIMTDEWFDEYMFRLVLETKYVPAKVMDIFKQKPIRLPAWDPMFAEEY; from the coding sequence ATGAATAGACGAATTTTATCCGTTTTTGTTTTCAGCGCCGCATTACTTTCCGTACAGGCGCAAGACGGGAAAGGCGGTATCAGCGATGCGATGCTGAACCAGATCAAACAGAGTTACGAGGGAACCAGTGCCGACAAAGCTCTGCGTAACGCCATTGGCAACAATGACATCCGCAAACTTGCACTCAACCAGGAGAATCTGGCCGGAATGGATACTCATTTCTCCGTAAAAGTAAATTCGAAAGGCATCACCGACCAGAAATCATCCGGTCGTTGCTGGCTTTTCACAGGGCTGAACGTGATGCGTGCCAAAGCCATCGGTAAATACGGCTTCCAGTCTTTTGAATTCTCGGAAATTTATCCTTTTTTCTGGGACCAGCTGGAGAAGGCTAACCTCTTCCTGCAAGGCGTCATTGATACCCGTGACAAACCCTTGAACGATAAAACCGTAGAATGGCTTTTCCAACATCCGCTAAGCGATGGAGGAACTTTTACGGGCGTTGCAGATATCGTCAGCAAATATGGCCTGGTACCTAAAGAAGCCATGCCGGAAACGAACAGCAGCGACAATACGTCGCGTATGGCAAATCTGATTTCTTTGAAGTTAAAGGAATACGGTCTGCAACTGCGTGATCTGGCTTCTAAAGGGGCAAAGCCTGCGGCGCTGGATAAGGAAAAGCCTGCGATGCTCGGCACTATCTATCGCATGCTGGTGCTGAATCTTGGCGTTCCTCCTACGGAGTTTGACTATGTGCGTAAAGATGCCCAGGGCAATCCTGTCGAAACGGAACATCACACCCCGATGTCCTTCCTCAAGAAGTATGGCGACGAGAATCTGTTGACCAATTATGTGATGGTTATGAACGATCCTTCGCGCGAGTACTACAAGTGTTATGAAATAGATTACGACCGTCACCGCTACGACGGGAAGAACTGGACGTACGTCAACCTGCCTGTAGAGGACATCAAGGAAATGGCTATCGCTTCCCTGAAGGACAGCACCATGATGTATTTCTCTTGCGACGTAGGCAAGTTCCTGAATTCCGAGCGTGGCTTGCTCGATGTGAAAAACTATGATTATGAATCGCTCATGGGCACCACCTTCAATATGGATAAGAAACAACGCATCCAAACCTTCTCCAGCGGCTCGTCTCATGCCATGACCCTTATGGCTGTGGATCTGAATAAAGACGGAAAACCCGTGAAATGGATGGTTGAAAATAGTTGGGGACCTGCAAGCGGTTATCAGGGACATCTGATCATGACCGATGAATGGTTCGACGAATATATGTTCCGTCTGGTGCTGGAGACTAAATACGTTCCTGCCAAAGTAATGGATATATTCAAGCAGAAACCCATCCGTCTGCCCGCCTGGGATCCGATGTTTGCGGAAGAATATTAA